A single window of Drosophila suzukii chromosome 3, CBGP_Dsuzu_IsoJpt1.0, whole genome shotgun sequence DNA harbors:
- the LOC108015673 gene encoding rabankyrin-5 isoform X3, translating to MLNMKSKHRLSQLVNSFSENGLLPLQMALSAKNYKIAQTLVQNGMANINAVDMEGSPLLIAALKNGDAFSAHFLLDQNCLLDLSSKTSSDTALHIICNYKEYKHSPNNVADILNVGIKILKRNPNVNIQNIKGETPLHIAIIRQNVEMVELLLKVPNIDINLHTFDEKSALELCLSLDDQEFKVASMLIKRGAQPNTKKTKTDDSLLQVFAMDGYRGEKAAIFLADYTNLDHINLRGLTALHIACLKNMPNLVNKLIVNGASCNLQPIDGGLKSALHIAVEANAVEALEAFVQLTNNLSYVIDFNCKDINGDSPLSLCLALNRTKLVPILIRGGSDVNAKNTNNLTLLHQSIKNRDSDTSLFLLEQGADFTAITDDQDSALDLSIEYNLPRVVDALCTRGIALISDKNGVSPLWTALELGYEDVAQILVRHGVDTDSWEKGPGECQQTLLHRAIDESKEAIAIFLIRNQCDLDSSRQPGPNGEGGDEAQLKASPLHLCCQWGLAKVLQTLIDHGANVNVIDAENKSPLHVAIENQHEDIISILLCHPVIDLKLRDTSGNTPFAAALGIRNDKAAQRILDRFPTAAEQMDSRGRNFLHLAIMKDDLESVLFLLAIQVDVNSRVHDVNQSTPLHLAAASHNEMITRNLILAGAHMNERNAVQKLPLHIAIERGNLPAVSALIQNNADFDAADSDGNNALHIAVRYGQLFIVRELLTESRVNAEATNLKGRNPMHELCRVVEDNTAALICELFLECMPQYPINVPDMDGNTPLLLSFMRGQSPLCKILVKAGACLGTENREGMNIFNFKLATDQLLHKLLDLLPQESPWSECDLCQECTTRFTLTMRKHHCRHCGRVLCSKCSSNDVPILKFGINKPVRVCAVCFNVLQCGNGLFS from the exons ATGTTAAATATGAAATCAAAACATCGT ctcTCACAACTGGTTAATAGTTTTTCTGAAAATGGTTTGTTGCCTCTTCAGATGGCTTTATCGgcaaaaaattacaaaatcgCTCAAACTCTGGTACAAAACGGAATGGCCAACATAAATGCTGTTGATATGGAG gGATCCCCACTCCTGATTGCGGCTTTAAAAAATGGTGACGCTTTCTCCGCACACTTCCTTTTGGATCAAAATTGTCTTTTAGACCTTTCATCTAa AACATCATCGGACACTGCATTACACATTATTTGTAATTACAAGGAATATAAACATAGTCCTAACAATGTCGCAGATATATTAAATGTTGggataaagattttaaaaagaaatcctAACGTAAACATCCAGAACATTAAAGGAGAAACGCCTTTGCATATAGCAATTATAAGACAAAATGTAGAAATGGTGGAGCTTTTGCTTAAAGTGCCAAATATTGATATTAACTTGCACACTTTTGACGAAAAGAGTGCTTTAgagctttgtttatcattgGACGATCAAGAGTTTAAGGTAGCGTCAATGCTTATTAAAAGGGGCGCACAACCAAATACTAAAAAGACAAAAACGGATGATAGCCTACTACAGGTTTTTGCAATGGACGGATATCGTGGGGAGAAAGCAGCAATTTTCTTGGCAGATTATACCAATCTTGATCATATAAATTTACGTGGACTAACAGCATTACATATTGCATGTTTAAAAAACATGCCAAACCTAGTAAACAAGTTAATTGTTAATGGTGCTTCGTGCAATTTACAACCCATTGACGGTGGTTTAAAGTCTGCTTTGCATATTGCAGTGGAAGCTAATGCTGTTGAAGCCTTAGAAGCTTTTGTTCAGTTAACAAACAATCTGAGCTATGTTATTGATTTCAATTGTAAAGATATTAATGGTGACTCCCCGCTAAGCCTATGCCTTGCTCTTAACAGAACTAAACTGGTTCCAATTCTTATAAGAGGCGGCTCAGATGTCAACGCAAAgaatacaaataatttaacaCTATTGCATCAATCAATAAAGAACAGAGACAGTGATACATCCTTATTTTTACTAGAGCAAGGTGCGGACTTTACTGCTATCACAG ATGATCAAGATTCCGCATTGGACTTATCGATCGAATACAATCTCCCTAGAGTTGTGGATGCTCTTTGCACAAGAGGAATCGCTCTAATATCTGACAAAAATGGAGTTTCACCATTATGGACTGCTTTGGAACTAGGATACGAAGATGTGGCCCAAATACTTGTGCGACACGGTGTTGATACTGACAGTTGGGAAAAAGGACCTGGGGAATGTCAACAGACCCTTTTACATCGTGCCATAGATGAAAGCAAAGAAGCAATAGCAATATTTCTAATTCGAAATCAATGCGACTTAGATTCTTCACGACAGCCAGGTCCCAATGGGGAGGGTGGAGATGAGGCCCAGCTAAAGGCATCCCCGTTGCATTTATGTTGTCAATGGGGCTTGGCCAAAGTGCTTCAGACTTTAATTGATCATGGTGCTAATGTTAACGTTATAGACGCTGAAAACAAATCGCCACTTCATGTAGCTATTGAAAATCAACATGAAGATATTATATCGATTCTTCTTTGTCACCCTGTTATAGACCTAAAACTTCGTGATACGTCTGGAAATACACCGTTTGCAGCTGCTCTGGGCATTCGTAATGACAAGGCCGCTCAACGCATTTTAGATAGATTCCCTACAGCCGCTGAGCAAATGGATTCGCGCGGCCGAAACTTTTTGCATTTAGCGATTATGAAAGATGATTTAGAaagtgttttgtttttgctaGCTATTCAGGTAGATGTAAACTCGCGGGTACATGACGTTAATCAGTCTACGCCCTTGCACCTAGCGGCAGCATCACACAATGAAATGATTACCAGAAATCTGATTTTAGCCGGAGCCCATATGAATGAGCGGAATGCCGTCCAAAAATTGCCTCTTCATATTGCCATTGAACGCGGGAATCTACCTGCGGTTTCTGCGTTGATTCAAAACAATGCCGACTTTGACGCAGCAGATTCTGACGGCAATAATGCTTTACACATTGCTGTACGATATGGTCAGCTTTTCATTGTACGTGAATTATTAACTGAATCAAGAGTGAACGCAGAAgcaacaaatttaaaaggtcGAAATCCTATGCACGAATTGTGCAGGGTTGTGGAGGATAATACAGCCGCACTTATTTGTGAATTATTTCTTGAGTGTATGCCACAGTATCCAATAAACGTTCCCGATATGGACGGTAATACTCCTCTTTTGCTTTCCTTTATGAGAGGGCAATCGCCTCTTTGTAAAATACTTGTAAAGGCAGGGGCGTGCCTTGGCACTGAAAATAGAGAAGGaatgaatatttttaatttcaagcTGGCCACGGATCAATTACTTCACAAATTGTTGGACCTATTGCCACAAGAATCACCGTGGTCAGAGTGTGACTTATGCCAGGAGTGTACAACTAGGTTTACACTTACGATGAGAAAACACCATTG CCGACATTGTGGAAGGGTTCTATGCTCCAAATGTTCTAGTAACGATGTACCCATTTTAAAATTCGGAATTAACAAACCAGTTCGAGTTTGCGCCGTTTGCTTTAATGTGCTGCAATGTGGAAACGGATTATTTTCATAG